A window of the Dictyostelium discoideum AX4 chromosome 4 chromosome, whole genome shotgun sequence genome harbors these coding sequences:
- the gcn5 gene encoding GCN5-related N-acetyltransferase encodes METQQPTLLQDNNNNNNNNNYNLNIGNNDIVNQHPPQIQQQQQQQQQQQQPPQQLLGPEDGLQIDNSRGITAKEEKERGILRFEVITNDSSSKNLELLMNLKNVFSKQLPKMPREYIVRLMFDRFHHSLLIIKNNNVIGGICFRPFQQQGFIEIAFCAITSSEQVKGYGSFLMTHLKEHNRKVGIYHFLTFADNFAIEYFQKQGFTHDITLLKEKWKGFIQEYDGGSLMECVVHPNVTYLDIPTMVKAQRNALNEKIRTISTSHLVYSGLQCFNHGQRRIPIEKIPGILEAGWINNVGNVDQQQQQINSLQQQLAVVLQSIKNHDDSWPFLQPVSIEEVPTYYTTVKDPVDLQMISDRLATGNYYITKNIFLADLKRMCNNCREFNGENSPYYDNADRLEKYCKNLVNNLKI; translated from the coding sequence ATGGAAACACAACAACCAACATTATTACaagataataacaataataataataataataattataatttaaatataggtaataatgatatagTGAATCAACATCCAccacaaatacaacaacaacaacaacaacaacaacaacaacaacaaccaccacaacaattaTTAGGACCAGAAGATGGTTTacaaattgataattcaagAGGTATAACAGCAAAAGAAGAGAAAGAAAGAGGTATATTAAGATTTGAAGTTATAACAAATGATAGTAGTTCAAAgaatttagaattattaatgaatttaaagaatgtATTCTCTAAACAATTACCAAAGATGCCAAGAGAATATATTGTTAGATTAATGTTTGATAGATTTCATCATTcattattgattattaaaaataacaatgtAATTGGTGGTATTTGTTTTAGACCATTTCAACAACAAGGTTTCATAGAGATTGCATTTTGTGCAATCACAAGCAGTGAACAAGTGAAAGGCTATGGTTCATTCCTAATGACTCATTTAAAAGAACATAATAGAAAAGTTGGAATTTACCATTTCCTAACGTTTGCAGATAACTTTgcaattgaatattttcaaaaacaagGATTCACTCATGATATAACATTGCTAAAAGAGAAATGGAAAGGTTTCATCCAAGAGTATGATGGTGGTTCATTAATGGAGTGTGTTGTACACCCAAATGTAACCTATTTAGATATACCGACTATGGTAAAAGCGCAGAGAAATGCATTGAATGAAAAGATTCGTACTATTAGTACCTCACATTTAGTTTATTCAGGTTTACAATGTTTTAATCATGGTCAAAGACGCATACCCATTGAAAAGATACCTGGTATATTAGAAGCTGGTTGGATTAATAATGTTGGAAATGttgatcaacaacaacaacaaataaattcacttcaacaacaattggcAGTTGTATTACAAAGTATTAAAAATCATGATGATTCATGGCCTTTTCTTCAACCAGTTTCAATTGAAGAAGTACCAACCTATTATACAACTGTCAAAGATCCTGTCGACCTTCAAATGATCTCTGATCGTTTAGCAACTGGAAATTATTATATCactaaaaatatctttttagcTGATCTTAAAAGAATGTGTAATAATTGTAGAGAATTTAATGGTGAAAATTCACCTTATTATGATAACGCAGATCGTTTAGaaaaatattgtaaaaatttagtaaataatttaaaaatttaa
- the kinX gene encoding LISK family protein kinase has protein sequence MGSVDTSVPSFDRAWSIKYEDLDFISEIGSGGFGKVFKGEYLGAPVAIKKIHILPDDPNRVDLEKFLNREIETIKLFTHPNVIQFVGISENNGILFIVTELIEGGDLQYYLKNQSIDLPWFLRANIALDVSLAMSYLHSKSIVHRDLKSTNLLVDKNWKIKVCDFGFARIVEEDNNKSMTICGTDNWMSPEMITGLDYDERSDIFSFGIVLLEIISRVKPAPYMRDASFGLAEDIVRNQLIPTDCPESLIDLTFNCCSVDPNNRPSFKEISQTLKQIKTTLDSNIVYPEIRDFEQQQKISTTNGNNKQNGGAPKINNLPLQYSNNNNNIYDDDDDDDDDDDDNDSFPRPYSDNSNSNVTLESNSNYNSSTINGQEQQEQQEQQQQQQVKEERDEGEIEQDDDNIEVYDSDYQKKLEEHQKELLERQNQNQEGSTDENEVYEQEEEEEEEDEEEQVISTPAKKRISFGQDTFHTYEAYRTDDEDDDDDEEDEEEGDEYDHGYDDFDEDDEDDEEYDEDEDDEDERQIQYYQQQLQYQQQLQKQQEQEYQRQQQLQLQREEEEYQRQLQQQQQQQQQQQQQQQQHQQQYDDDDDDDDEEEEEYDDVIRHDTDSEEESKDKTPLPWDQHFEKQKESENKVEQEETNVVVANSQETEQQQQQQQQPKEEEEEEPTKVEDVKVETEEQTKEEHDVKVDEESTKVDEPVDEPTKVEESVEQVKAEEPNKVEELVEEVKVEEEPTNVEEVKAEEPVEEVKVEEPVEEVKAEEPVEEVKAEEPVEEVKTEEPVEEVKVEEPVEEVKVEEPVEEVEAEESVQEPVEEVKVDEPTKVEEPTKVEEPIEEVKVEEPTKVEESIEEVKVEEPTKVEEPVEEIKPEEPTKVEESVEDVKVEDVKVEEVKAEEPTKAEESVEDVKVEEPIKVEEPVKVEEPVKVEEPVKVEEPIKVEEPIKVEEPIKVEEPIKVEEPIKVEEPVKVEVASPVVQEQPPQQEEKPEVVSTSTITIASSPQQSSNSPPSTPVKQPQQQEIEVNSTPIKQQQQQQQTPTQQTQTPTKQHTEINVQPTPTKTPPLPPQTNEKIPLISPNNKSNRGCCSCFIQ, from the exons atgggATCAGTTGATACATCAGTCCCATCATTCGATAGAGCATGGAGTATAAAATATGAAgatttagattttatttCTGAAATTGGTTCAGGTGGTTTTGGAAAA gttttcaAAGGTGAATATTTAGGTGCACCAGTTGCAATTAAGAAAATTCATATTTTACCTGATGATCCAAATCGTGTTGATTTagagaaatttttaaatcgtgaaattgaaactattaaattattCACTCATCCAAATGTAATTCAATTTGTTGGTATCTCTGAAAATAATGGTATTCTTTTCATTGTTACTGAATTAATCGAAg GTGGTGatttacaatattatttaaagaatcaatcaattgatttaccaTGGTTTTTAAGAGCAAACATCGCTCTTGATGTCTCTTTAGCAATGTCATATCttcattcaaaatcaattgttCATAGAGATTTAAAATCTACAAATTTATTAGTTGATAAAAATTGGAAGATTAAAGTTTGTGATTTTGG ttttgcAAGAATCGTTgaagaagataataataagtCAATGACAATTTGTGGTACTGATAATTGGATGTCACCAGAGATGATAACTGGATTAGATTATGATGAGAGATCAGATATCTTTTCATTTGGTATTGTTTTATTAGAGATTATAAGTAGAGTTAAACCAGCACCTTATATGAGAGATGCATCATTTGGATTAGCAGAAGATATCGTtagaaatcaattgatacCAACTGATTGTCCAGAgagtttaattgatttaacatttaattgttgttcaGTTGATCCAAATAATAGACCTTCATTCAAAGAGATTTCCCAaactttaaaacaaattaaaactaCTTTAGATTCAAATATAGTTTATCCAGAAATTCGTGAttttgaacaacaacaaaaaatttcaacaacaaatggtaataataaacaaaatggAGGCGCtccaaaaattaataatttaccacttcaatatagtaataataataataatatttatgatgatgatgatgatgacgatgatgacgatgatgataatgattcatTCCCAAGACCATATTcagataatagtaatagtaatgtaACTTTagaatcaaattcaaattataattcatCAACTATAAATGGACAAGagcaacaagaacaacaagaacaacaacaacaacaacaagtaaAAGAAGAAAGGGATGAAGGTGAAATTGAacaagatgatgataatattgagGTATATGATAGTGattatcaaaagaaattagaagaacatcaaaaagaattattagaaagacaaaatcaaaatcaagaaGGATCAACTGATGAGAATGAAGTTTAtgaacaagaagaagaagaagaagaagaggatgaGGAAGAACAAGTTATTTCAACACCAGCTAAAAAGAGAATTTCATTTGGGCAAGATACTTTCCACACATATGAAGCATATAGaactgatgatgaagatgatgatgatgatgaagaggatgaaGAAGAGGGTGATGAATATGACCATGGTTATGATGATTtcgatgaagatgatgaagatgatgaagaatatgatgaagatgaagatgatgaagatgaaagacaaattcaatattatcaacaacaattacaatatcaacaacaattacaaaagcaacaagaacaagaatatcaaagacaacaacaattacaattacaaagagaagaagaagaatatCAAagacaattacaacaacaacaacaacaacaacaacaacaacaacaacaacaacaacaacatcaacaacaatatgatgatgatgatgatgacgatgatgaagaagaagaagagtaTGATGATGTAATTAGACATGATACTGATTCTGAAGAAGAATCAAAAGATAAAACTCCACTTCCATGGGATCAACActttgaaaaacaaaaagaatcTGAAAATAAAGTTGAACAAGAGGAAACTAATGTAGTTGTTGCTAATAGTCAAGAAACtgagcaacaacaacaacaacaacaacaaccaaaagaagaagaagaagaagaaccaACTAAAGTTGAAGATGTTAAAGTTGAAACTGAAGAACAAACCAAAGAAGAGCATGATGTTAAGGTTGATGAAGAATCAACTAAAGTTGATGAACCAGTTGATGAACCAACTAAAGTTGAAGAATCAGTTGAACAAGTTAAAGCTGAAGAACCAAATAAAGTTGAAGAATTGGTCGAAGAAGTTAAAGTTGAAGAAGAACCAACTAACGTTGAAGAAGTTAAAGCTGAAGAACCAGTAGAAGAAGTTAAAGTTGAAGAACCAGTTGAAGAAGTTAAAGCTGAAGAACCAGTTGAAGAAGTTAAAGCTGAAGAACCAGTTGAAGAAGTTAAAACTGAAGAACCAGTTGAAGAAGTTAAAGTTGAAGAACCAGTTGAGGAAGTTAAAGTTGAAGAACCAGTTGAAGAAGTTGAAGCTGAAGAATCAGTCCAAGAACCAGTTGAAGAAGTTAAAGTTGATGAACCAACTAAAGTTGAAGAACCAACTAAAGTTGAAGAACCAATCGAAGAGGTTAAAGTTGAAGAACCAACTAAAGTtgaagaatcaattgaagaagTCAAAGTCGAAGAACCAACCAAAGTTGAAGAACCagttgaagaaattaaaccTGAAGAACCAACCAAAGTTGAAGAATCAGTTGAAGATGTTAAAGTTGAAGATGTTAAAGTTGAAGAAGTTAAAGCTGAAGAACCAACTAAAGCTGAAGAATCAGTTGAAGATGTTAAAGTTGAAGAACCAATTAAGGTTGAAGAACCAGTTAAAGTTGAAGAACCAGTTAAAGTTGAAGAACCAGTTAAGGTTGAAGAACCAATTAAAGTTGAAGAACCAATTAAAGTTGAAGAACCAATTAAAGTTGAAGAACCAATTAAAGTTGAAGAACCAATTAAGGTTGAAGAACCAGTTAAGGTTGAAGTTGCCTCACCAGTTGTTCAagaacaaccaccacaacaagaagaaaaaCCAGAAGTCGTTTCAACTTCAACGATTACAATTGCATCATCACCACAACAATCATCTaattcaccaccatcaactCCAGTtaaacaaccacaacaacaagaaatcGAAGTAAATTCAACTCCaattaaacaacaacaacaacaacaacaaacaccaACACAACAAACACAAACACCAACTAAACAACACACTGAAATTAATGTCCAACCAACTCCAACTAAAACTCCACCATTACCACCTcaaacaaatgaaaaaataccACTTAtttcaccaaataataaatcaaatagaGGTTGTTGTTCCTGTTTCATCCAATAA
- the arl8 gene encoding ADP-ribosylation factor-like protein, whose amino-acid sequence MNFFESIINFFKSLFWKQEMELTLVGLQGSGKTTLVNVISNGGFIEDTIPTIGFNMKKVTKGNVTIKLWDIGGQPRFRSMWERYCRGVNAIVFVVDSADREKFEQSKQALQDLINKPPLAKIPLLVVANKNDLPNSAGVDEMIQNLDLRGIVGREVCCYSISAKNSVNIDITLDWLIKHSSSVKN is encoded by the exons atgaattttttcgaatctattataaatttttttaaaagtttgtTTTGGAAACAAGAAATGGAGTTGACACTCGTTGGTTTACAAGGTAGTGGTAAAACTACTTTAGTCAATGTTATCTCT aatggTGGATTTATTGAAGATACTATTCCAACTATTGGttttaatatgaaaaaaGTTACAAAAGGAAATGTTACTATAAAACTGTGGGATATTGGTGGTCAACCACGTTTCAGAAGTATGTGGGAAAGATATTGTAGAGGTGTTAATGCAATTGT tTTTGTAGTAGATTCAGCAGATAGAGAGAAATTTGAACAATCAAAACAAGCATTacaagatttaattaataaaccacCTTTAGCAAAAATTCCACTTTTAGTTGTtgcaaataaaaatgatttaccaAATTCTGCTGGTGTAGATGAAATGATTCAAAATTT ggATTTGAGAGGTATCGTTGGCAGAGAAGTTTGTTGTTATTCAATTTCTGCAAAAAATAGCgttaatattgatattacTTTAGATTGGTTAATTAAACATAGTTCATCtgttaaaaattaa
- a CDS encoding hypothetical protein (P32359 Trehalase precursor (EC 3.2.1.28) (Alpha,alpha-trehalase) (Alpha,alpha-trehalose glucohydrolase)), with protein sequence MDFLNKKIQKILFICILSFLIVNLTKSEISEVKDVSKFLSVGGGGTGGCQHPIYCNGTLLKTIQLTQVFNDSKTFVDMPMRTSIENVNELFNQLLLNTSKNGGPNKEELAAFLSENFYPAGYEVEPVTPVDWVPNPSFLDEITDPNLVDFARSIHGKWLELTRVFNTSGLCDGCYSSIPVNNPFVIAGSRFREFYYWDSYWIIQGLLVSDMTTTAKGMLRNFGDMITEFGFIPNGGRIYYLNRSQPPLFTQMVNKYFEATNGSDIEFLQEILPILDQEYQWWMTHRTTELTNGETGESVILNLYNVSNNSPRPESYYEDFTDAQSFSSVEEKDYFYSSIASGAESGWDFSSRWMSPSDNTNLTTIQTVDVVPVDLNSILYLNEKILSSFHRTLGNNSMAVYYQAQSESRVDAMQQVFFNEDTYQWNDYNLKTSTNNEAWYTSNILPLFADIQSSIDMDNQEIDLIFKSLANVLIAYPGGVPTSLISAQSLQWDGLNVWPPLQYWIIESIMTPNTTFSNMIGKNLIDRWITTNFCGWNSTLESEGGMMFEKYNANYIGVPGGGGEYVVQNGFGWTNGVDLYLLKKYGKSITLNSC encoded by the coding sequence atggattttttaaataaaaaaattcaaaaaatattatttatttgtattttatcatttttaattgtaaatttaactAAATCAGAAATTAGTGAAGTTAAAGATGTTAGTAAATTTTTATCAGTAGGTGGAGGAGGTACAGGAGGATGTCAACATCCAATTTATTGTAATGgtacattattaaaaacaatacaaTTGACACAAGtatttaatgattcaaaGACATTTGTCGATATGCCAATGAGAACATCAATAGAGAATGTTAATGAATTGTTCAACCAACTTTTATTGAACACCAGTAAAAATGGTGGACCAAATAAAGAGGAGTTGGCAGCATTCCTCAGTGAAAATTTCTACCCAGCAGGGTACGAAGTTGAGCCGGTTACACCAGTAGATTGGGTGCCAAATCCAAGTTTTTTAGATGAAATCACTGATCCGAATTTAGTGGATTTCGCAAGAAGCATCCATGGCAAATGGCTGGAATTAACCAGAGTATTCAACACCAGTGGATTGTGTGACGGTTGCTATAGTTCAATACCTGTGAATAATCCATTCGTAATTGCAGGTTCAAGATTCCGTGAGTTCTACTATTGGGATAGTTATTGGATCATTCAAGGTTTATTAGTATCTGATATGACTACAACTGCCAAAGGCATGTTAAGAAATTTCGGTGATATGATAACTGAATTTGGGTTCATTCCAAATGGTGGTAGAATCTATTACTTAAATAGAAGTCAACCACCACTTTTCACCCAAATGGtgaataaatattttgaagCAACCAATGGTAGTGATATTGAATTCCTTCAAGAGATATTACCAATTTTAGACCAAGAATACCAATGGTGGATGACCCATCGTACAACAGAGTTGACCAATGGGGAAACTGGCGAAAGTGTGATTTTGAATCTTTATAATGTAAGCAACAATTCACCACGTCCAGAATCCTATTATGAGGATTTCACCGACGCTCAGTCATTTTCAAGTGTTGAAGAAAAGGATTATTTCTATAGTTCAATTGCCAGTGGTGCAGAGAGTGGTTGGGATTTCTCAAGTCGTTGGATGAGTCCATCTGACAATACCAATTTAACAACCATCCAAACCGTTGATGTAGTACCTGTGGATTTAAATTCCatactttatttaaatgaaaagatTCTTTCATCATTCCATAGAACACTTGGCAACAATTCAATGGCAGTCTATTACCAAGCTCAATCCGAGTCAAGAGTGGATGCAATGCAACAAGTGTTTTTCAATGAGGATACTTACCAATGGAATGATTATAACTTGAAAACTAGCACAAACAATGAGGCTTGGTATacttcaaatattttaccaTTGTTTGCCGACATTCAATCCTCAATCGATATGGATAACCAAGAGATTGATCTCATCTTTAAGAGTTTGGCAAATGTTTTAATAGCCTATCCAGGTGGTGTCCCTACTTCACTTATCTCTGCCCAAAGTTTACAATGGGATGGTTTAAACGTTTGGCCACCACTTCAATATTGGAtcattgaatcaattatGACTCCAAATActacattttcaaatatgattggtaaaaatttaattgatcgTTGGATCACTACAAACTTTTGTGGTTGGAATTCAACTTTGGAATCTGAAGGTGGTATGAtgtttgaaaaatataatgCAAACTATATTGGTGTacctggtggtggtggtgaataTGTTGTTCAAAATGGTTTTGGTTGGACAAATGGTgttgatttatatttattaaaaaaatatggtAAATCAATAACTTTAAATAgttgttaa